The window TTCCGACCTGCTGTACGGCATCGGCCGCCAGAAGGCGGGCGGTGTCGACGGCACGCCGGTCGAGTTCGGTCCACTCGAAACCGTCAGGGAAGCTGTCGGGTGTCTGCGTGCTCATCTTCAAGAAGTCCTCGATAGGAACCGGTCAACTGCTCTGATGCGTTCAAACCTAAAAGTATGACTTTTGCCGGGCCAGGTGCCCTTGTGTCAGCCTTTGGTGAAAGTGGGACAACGAGTGCGGGACCGAGCCGACGCGAGAAGGACATGACGGACAGAACGACCCAAGGAAGTGGAGAGATCAAGACCTTTCCCTTCCCCACGAACCTGAGCGTCTGCGGCGTAGGTATGCAGGTCGAATCCATGGAACCCGGTCGGCCCTGGCATGCGGACGCGCCGTTGGAGCGCGTGCACCGCGTCGACTTCCACGTGGTGATGCTGTTCCACGGCGGCCCCATCAGGCACATGATCGACTTCGCCGAGTACGAGGCCTCCGCCGGCGATCTCCTATGGATCCGCCCAGGCCAGGTGCACCGCTTCTCCCCCACGGCCGGGTACCGCGGTACCGTCCTGACCATGCAGCCCGGCTTCCTGCCCCGGGCAACTGTCGAGGCGACGGGCCTGTACCGCTATGACCAGCCCCCGCTCCTGCGCCCGGACGCGAACCAGCTGGCCGCCCTCGAGCACTCCCTCGCCCAACTGGAGCGCGAGTACGTCGACACGACCACACTGCCCCTCAGCCTCCACACCGCAGTGCTCCGGCACTCCCTGACCGCGTTCCTGCTCCGCCTGGCCCACCTCACGGCGATCTCCGCCAAGACGGCACTCGAGCAGACCGACACCACCTTCAGCCGCTTCCGGGACGCGGTCGAGAAGGGCTTCGCCACCAACCACAGCGTCAGCGCGTACGCGGACGCCCTCGGCTACTCCCGACGCACCCTCGTCCGCGCGGTGGGGGCGGCCACCGGCAACACCCCCAAGGGCTTCATCGACAAGCGCGTCGTCCTCGAGGCCAAGCGCCTACTGGCCCACACGGATATGCCGATCGGCCGGATCGGCGCCTCCGTGGGCTTTCCCGACGCGGCCAACTTCTCGAAGTTCTTCCATCAGCACACCGGGACGACTCCGTTGGCGTTCCGGGTGGAGCTGCGCTGAAAGAGGCGGGGCGGGGCGAACCGGTCCGCCCCGCCGGTGACATGAGGATCGAGGTCAGGCGCATCTTCACGGCCGACACATCACGAGGCGAACTGCGCGACGTCAGGCCCTACTCGACCTGCCGGCTGCCGAGAACGGCAGCTACGGGCCGTCCACGCGCCCCCGACGACGATACAACCGGTGGAACCGGAACGTTCAGCGGCCCACGCGGGCCACAGTGGCCTCGTACGTGATGATCTCGGTGCCGTTGCCCTCACCACCACTGGTCGGGTTGTCGTGTTGAAACGGCCGATCCACCGACGCACCGTGGCGGCGTCGTACTCCAGCAGCCCGGAGACCTGAGCGGGTGACAGGCCCTGCAGAGACAGCAGCACCATCACCGCCCGCACCGTGCAGCGCCCAGGGCCCCGCAGCAGGCTACGTAACTTCACCCGCTCGGTGTCGGCGGCATTGGCGAACACGATGGGCGGGCGCACACTGACCACGACCTCGTCGGGCGGGCGGGCGGGCGGGCGGGCGGGCGGGCGGGCGATGCTGACATCCCGATCGAACGCTTGGCGAGGCCGCAGACGCCACTGGTGGCACCGCGCGCGACCCGCAACAATCACCGGCATGGACGCCCCGCACCCGACAGGCCCCCCACCTGCTATCCAGCCCGATCCATTGCTCTATCCGGAAGTAGCCGCAGCCAACGGCAGCTGGGTGGCAGCCCTTCGCCATGCCGCCGCCGACATGCATGTCGATCTCGGCACCGTCAGGGGCCCGGAGTCTGCGACAGACAGCTGGCGACTCATCGTCGCGAGCGTGCACGCGTCGCGCGGCTCCTTCGACGTGACACTCGGCCAACAGGAGCGAGCCTTTGGCATCCGGATGTGGTGGACCGGGGTCGGAGAAGCGGCCAGCGGCCGAACCACCGAGCTGCAGACCGTCGTCAACATCGCACACGCATGGCAGGTAGGAACCTCAGTCGCCGAACTGCGCACCAGGTGGCCGTTCCTCAAGATTGACGAGCTCACCTTGGCTCACGAGCGAGGTGAGGCTGTTGCCTTCAAATGGCAGCTCGTACGAAACGCTCCGGATCGGCTGATCGACCACGACATCGTCGAAGCGGCGTACGCGAACCCGCTGCTGCGGAGCCTCTTTCCCTTGATCAGCCACGGGAGTCTGCAGTTCAGCCGCTGCACTCACACCCCATGGTCCTACGACGTCCCCAGGCTCGTTCCTCAGCTGGGAGGAGGCTGGAGGGCGCGGCCCGCCCACAAAGGTCGAGACATTCCGGATCGCTACGCTCAAACCCCTGAGGAGGCCGTCGTGTTCGTGGTCGAGGGACTTCCCGACGGCTGCGGTCCGGCAGTGGAAGGCCCCGCGGGTCTGCTTCTCGAATAGAGAAACAGACCACTGTCCAGACCGAAGCTTCCTTACTCCCACCTTGTTCGGTCCCGCGAGGCTACTGCTGACGGGCGGCTGGTCGCGCGAGAGTGAGTCTGCTCCACCGATCCAGTTCGTCCGCGTGGCTGCCGACCGCCGTCGCCCGGGCGACCGCTACGGCCTCCTGCGGTGTCGGCTCACCGTGGCGGGAGAGCAGCGCCAGCGGCCAGGCCGGAGTGCCCGACTGCCCACCGTCGAAGGGGCGCCAGTCCCAGGCCGCATCGAACCGCCAGGCGCGCCCGTTCCGGTCGGCAACCTCATCACCCGGTTCGAGGAAGGCGTACGGACGGAAGAACAGCTCGATGCGTATCGGTTCACCGCCGGCTGGATCGATCGTGTAGCCCTGGTCCTCAAGGTCAGGGTCATGGGTATCACCGTGCCGCAGGACCTCGACGTAGGACGCGGGCCGCGGCAGCATGCCGGTGACCAGGGGCGGATCGAAGCGATGGACCGCCTGGACGTGCACCACGGTCGCGGGGATTCCCACCAGGCAGGTATCGCCCGGCTTCAGTGCGGTCTCCGCCGGTTCCGTTCGGAAGATCTCCCACTCGCGGGCCGCGGGCGTTGGAAGCGCCCTCTGACCGTTCCACCTGATGTTCTCGGCCTGCGGGTCCACTTCCAACCACGGCCACCGCACGGACACGTAGTAATGGGTGACCCCGGTGACGGCGGTCTCAGTGAACGGGCACTCCAGCAACAGCACGTCACCGGGCCGGTAGTCGTGACTCATGGACGCATTCTGCATGCCGTCACTGACATGCGACCGAATGAGTATCCGGCGTTCCGGAGAGG is drawn from Streptomyces sp. NBC_01717 and contains these coding sequences:
- a CDS encoding helix-turn-helix domain-containing protein, which encodes MTDRTTQGSGEIKTFPFPTNLSVCGVGMQVESMEPGRPWHADAPLERVHRVDFHVVMLFHGGPIRHMIDFAEYEASAGDLLWIRPGQVHRFSPTAGYRGTVLTMQPGFLPRATVEATGLYRYDQPPLLRPDANQLAALEHSLAQLEREYVDTTTLPLSLHTAVLRHSLTAFLLRLAHLTAISAKTALEQTDTTFSRFRDAVEKGFATNHSVSAYADALGYSRRTLVRAVGAATGNTPKGFIDKRVVLEAKRLLAHTDMPIGRIGASVGFPDAANFSKFFHQHTGTTPLAFRVELR
- a CDS encoding DUF6193 family natural product biosynthesis protein, encoding MDAPHPTGPPPAIQPDPLLYPEVAAANGSWVAALRHAAADMHVDLGTVRGPESATDSWRLIVASVHASRGSFDVTLGQQERAFGIRMWWTGVGEAASGRTTELQTVVNIAHAWQVGTSVAELRTRWPFLKIDELTLAHERGEAVAFKWQLVRNAPDRLIDHDIVEAAYANPLLRSLFPLISHGSLQFSRCTHTPWSYDVPRLVPQLGGGWRARPAHKGRDIPDRYAQTPEEAVVFVVEGLPDGCGPAVEGPAGLLLE